Genomic segment of Sphingomonas sp. KRR8:
GTGTTCCTGGGCCTGAAGGCCGCGGTCCGCCGCGCGCTCGGCAAGGACTCGCTTGCCGGCTTGCACATCGCCATGCAGGGCGCGGGCAGTGTCGCCAGTGGCGTGGCCCGCCGCGCTGCGAATGAAGGCGCCCGCCTGTCCATCGCCGACGTCAATGCCGATCGGGTGGCAAAGCTTGCGGCCGAGACCGGCGCCAACATCGTCGATCCGTCGGACATCATGACGCTTGAAGCGGACGTACTGAGCCCCAACGCCCTCGGCGCGATCCTGACTGAGCAGTCGATCGCTTCGCTGAACGTGCCGGTCGTCGCCGGGGGCGCCAACAACCAGCTGGCGACTCCGGCGGACGGTGAGCGGCTGATGGCGCGCGGCATCCTCTACGCACCGGATTATGTCATCAACGCCGGTGGCATCATCAACGTCTCAACCGAATATCTGAAGGACGGGGACGCCAGTGTCGTTCGTCAGCGGATCGAGGCCATCCCTGAACGGCTTGAGCGGATCTGGGCCGAGAGCGCCGAAACGGGAACCAACCCCGCCGAAGTCGCCGACCGGATGGCACAGCGACTGATCGGACGTCGCTAAGGCATTGTCCCTAGTGGCAATCGGCGAGGTCAACCGCTAGATAGCCGCCGCGCTTATGCACCGGTTTGCCAACCCCGCCCGCTTCCTTCGCATCGCCCGCCCGGCAACCGTCTGGCTGCTAGCGATCGGG
This window contains:
- a CDS encoding Glu/Leu/Phe/Val dehydrogenase dimerization domain-containing protein; this encodes MTALWALPDFDAHEEVHFITDEGSGLRAIIAMHSTHLGPAAGGCRFWHYAEDEAALTDALRLSRGMSYKNAMAGLPLGGGKGVILAPSDGRKTPGMIAAFGRAINGLGGRYVTAEDVGINEADMLEVSRQTKFVAGLPVADGAVGGDPGPHTSLGVFLGLKAAVRRALGKDSLAGLHIAMQGAGSVASGVARRAANEGARLSIADVNADRVAKLAAETGANIVDPSDIMTLEADVLSPNALGAILTEQSIASLNVPVVAGGANNQLATPADGERLMARGILYAPDYVINAGGIINVSTEYLKDGDASVVRQRIEAIPERLERIWAESAETGTNPAEVADRMAQRLIGRR